A stretch of the Methanobacterium veterum genome encodes the following:
- a CDS encoding HEAT repeat domain-containing protein, translated as MASEIDTLIKNLKDGDVERRKEAAEEIGKSGDSNGIEPLIEAFNDESPTVRFQAAKSLGEIGNPAIDPLIEALKNDNEGKIKKYITLALKDIGDVSVVDTLIDVLNDDDFAVRKFAAKALGEIGDKKALEPLVESLTDEDWGVKVATLKALGDLGDERAIDPIKKARRAATGDKDLKKVANKALKKIGK; from the coding sequence ATGGCGAGTGAAATTGATACCCTCATAAAAAATTTAAAAGATGGCGATGTAGAAAGGCGAAAGGAAGCAGCAGAAGAAATTGGTAAATCAGGAGATTCAAATGGAATTGAACCTCTTATTGAAGCTTTCAACGATGAAAGCCCTACAGTTAGGTTCCAAGCCGCTAAATCTCTTGGGGAAATAGGGAATCCTGCGATAGATCCATTAATAGAAGCTTTAAAAAATGATAACGAAGGAAAAATAAAAAAATACATCACCCTTGCACTTAAAGACATTGGTGATGTCAGCGTTGTTGATACTTTAATTGATGTTTTAAATGATGACGACTTTGCGGTTCGAAAATTTGCTGCAAAGGCTTTAGGGGAAATAGGGGATAAAAAAGCTCTGGAACCTCTTGTTGAATCATTAACCGATGAAGATTGGGGTGTTAAAGTAGCTACACTTAAAGCCCTTGGTGATCTTGGTGATGAAAGAGCTATAGATCCAATTAAAAAAGCAAGAAGGGCTGCTACTGGAGATAAAGACCTTAAAAAAGTTGCAAACAAAGCTTTAAAGAAGATAGGTAAATAA
- the msrB gene encoding peptide-methionine (R)-S-oxide reductase MsrB, producing the protein MKTDPEKIRIYSSKTGKVELMEKVEKTDDEWKEILTPQQFDVARKKGTELAFTGKYHDCHEDGIYKCVCCEIDLFDSKTKFESGTGWPSFWEPIAEENVKTETDESYNMIRTEVLCALCDAHLGHVFDDGPPPTGKRYCMNSASLKFVKR; encoded by the coding sequence ATGAAAACTGATCCAGAAAAAATCAGGATTTATTCATCTAAAACTGGAAAAGTAGAACTGATGGAAAAAGTAGAAAAAACTGATGACGAGTGGAAAGAAATACTTACTCCCCAGCAGTTTGATGTAGCACGGAAAAAAGGCACTGAGCTGGCGTTTACTGGAAAATATCACGATTGTCATGAAGATGGAATCTACAAGTGCGTGTGCTGTGAAATTGATTTGTTTGACTCCAAAACAAAATTTGAATCAGGAACTGGTTGGCCCAGCTTCTGGGAACCTATCGCAGAAGAAAATGTGAAAACAGAAACAGATGAAAGCTATAACATGATTCGAACTGAAGTTTTATGTGCCCTTTGTGACGCTCATCTGGGCCATGTTTTTGATGACGGCCCTCCGCCAACAGGAAAAAGATACTGTATGAATTCAGCATCTTTAAAATTTGTTAAAAGATAA
- a CDS encoding glutaredoxin family protein, translating into MEKVKMYTLSTCPWCKKTKEFFKDHKIPFEYTDFDLADDKERTKILEEMREYGANGFPFVKIGDKVVVGYKPNDYSYLMGLND; encoded by the coding sequence ATGGAAAAAGTCAAAATGTATACTTTAAGCACCTGTCCATGGTGTAAAAAGACAAAAGAATTCTTTAAAGATCATAAAATACCTTTTGAATATACGGATTTTGATTTAGCAGATGATAAAGAGCGTACAAAAATACTGGAAGAAATGCGTGAATATGGTGCTAATGGATTTCCTTTTGTAAAAATTGGAGATAAAGTAGTCGTAGGGTATAAACCTAACGATTATTCTTATTTAATGGGATTAAATGACTGA
- a CDS encoding MFS transporter, with product MEHRLNWIIFTLALGMFLWSFSAGIVNISLPTISQYLDISTDMVSLIIIIHLITLISFLLVFGRIGDITGYKKIFVMGISIFTIGSYFCGISLDFFSLIIFRIIQGIGSAMLLSMVPAIISTVFPPRMRGKVFGYISLTTTLGLSSGYGVGGYVTQYMGWNWIFLMVVPVGIIATIFAVKVLPSQKTRVQNVKFDVIGSLLIGLTILTFIMPFNIGESLGWGLPSIVITFVISLILGITFVIWELKHPEPLLDLSILKNVYITLSLLAGFIATLVLTGTIYLLPFYLELIMGYSSDFAGLIILIPSLVVIFIGPLSGYISDNFGSRIPTIIACITLIMAIILLYRLNQTVGILFIFAALGIRALSEGMFTPANNKTVMSHSPKEKVGSVSSLLNTARYMGLVMGIVVFNEIFVTTISNEITDLIGVPSTGAFQFSAPVGILLNGFQNAFILGIAMSVLILIFSILTKENKDYEEDEDYLVDLDSFKKYKEGLP from the coding sequence TTGGAACACAGATTAAACTGGATTATATTTACTCTGGCTCTTGGAATGTTTTTATGGTCATTTAGTGCAGGTATTGTAAACATTTCATTGCCTACCATCTCCCAATATTTAGATATAAGTACCGATATGGTTTCATTAATAATAATTATTCATCTTATTACACTTATAAGCTTTTTACTCGTTTTTGGACGTATAGGTGATATTACAGGTTATAAAAAAATTTTTGTAATGGGAATTTCCATATTTACTATTGGATCCTATTTTTGTGGTATATCTCTCGATTTTTTTTCATTAATCATATTTAGGATAATACAGGGCATAGGATCTGCAATGCTGCTTTCTATGGTGCCTGCAATTATATCAACAGTATTTCCTCCTAGAATGAGGGGAAAAGTTTTTGGTTATATTTCGCTCACCACAACCCTTGGCCTTTCATCAGGATATGGGGTAGGGGGATACGTAACACAATATATGGGATGGAACTGGATTTTTTTAATGGTCGTGCCCGTGGGTATAATTGCAACTATTTTTGCTGTTAAAGTACTCCCTTCACAGAAAACAAGAGTCCAAAATGTTAAATTTGATGTTATTGGCTCTCTATTAATAGGTTTAACTATTTTAACATTTATTATGCCTTTTAACATAGGAGAAAGTCTTGGATGGGGGTTACCATCTATAGTTATAACTTTTGTTATATCCCTGATCCTGGGAATTACTTTTGTTATATGGGAATTAAAACATCCTGAGCCTCTACTAGATCTTTCCATTTTAAAAAATGTTTATATTACTCTTTCCCTTCTTGCAGGATTTATAGCAACTCTTGTCCTTACTGGAACAATTTATCTTCTACCCTTCTATCTTGAACTTATTATGGGTTATTCTTCAGATTTTGCAGGTCTTATAATTTTGATTCCATCTCTTGTAGTTATTTTTATAGGACCTTTATCTGGATATATCTCTGATAACTTTGGATCACGTATACCAACTATTATTGCATGTATAACACTTATCATGGCTATTATTCTATTATATCGTTTAAATCAAACCGTAGGAATACTATTTATATTCGCTGCGCTTGGAATAAGGGCACTTTCAGAGGGTATGTTTACCCCCGCAAACAACAAAACAGTGATGAGCCACAGTCCCAAAGAAAAAGTAGGTTCTGTTTCCAGTCTTTTAAATACAGCTAGATATATGGGTCTTGTAATGGGAATTGTTGTTTTTAATGAAATATTCGTTACTACAATAAGTAATGAAATCACTGATCTAATAGGAGTCCCTTCTACTGGTGCATTTCAATTCAGTGCTCCTGTTGGAATTCTTTTAAATGGATTTCAAAATGCATTCATTCTGGGCATAGCAATGAGCGTTTTAATTCTTATATTCAGTATATTAACAAAAGAAAACAAGGATTATGAAGAAGATGAAGACTACTTAGTGGACTTAGACTCATTTAAAAAATATAAAGAAGGGTTACCATAG
- a CDS encoding response regulator, translating to MNTMGLTEILLIEDNTDESKLIAKILDKNASNIHITQIEDGLNAINYLHKKDEYKNCKTPSLILLDLNLPGKDGRELLKEIKTDNQLKHIPVIVLTNSNDDKDILESYEHYANAYIIKSTNFDDFSKDMEVFKDYWINNAILPLFRDSS from the coding sequence ATGAATACAATGGGACTTACTGAAATATTATTGATCGAAGATAATACAGATGAATCAAAATTAATAGCTAAAATCTTAGACAAAAATGCAAGTAATATTCATATTACTCAGATTGAAGACGGATTAAATGCTATAAATTATTTACATAAAAAAGACGAGTATAAAAATTGTAAAACACCTTCTTTAATTTTATTAGATTTAAATTTACCTGGTAAAGATGGGCGTGAACTACTTAAAGAAATTAAAACAGATAATCAATTAAAACATATTCCAGTAATTGTTTTAACAAATTCTAATGATGATAAGGATATACTGGAGTCATATGAACATTATGCCAATGCTTACATAATCAAATCTACAAATTTTGATGATTTTAGTAAAGATATGGAAGTTTTTAAAGATTACTGGATTAATAATGCTATTTTGCCCCTTTTTAGGGATTCAAGTTGA
- the minD gene encoding cell division ATPase MinD gives MARVIVVASGKGGVGKTTIAANLGIALSLQGEEVVVLDLDVAMANLELILGLENQPVTLQDVLAGRDMIHNAIYEGPGGVKIVPAGLSLYGLKDMKLERLEEVLETLTEDIDILLIDAPGGLERDALAALQVSNELVLVTTPEITSLSDALKTKIVAEKIGMDILGVVINKERSGKEFLTPDEIQTILNIPVIAIIPEDKELNIASASGNSILEKNPKSNTSKLILGLASRVIGKYSLENDLSSKGIVSKFFQTVFSKYLNVNKS, from the coding sequence ATGGCGAGAGTAATAGTAGTGGCTTCAGGAAAAGGAGGGGTCGGAAAGACAACCATAGCAGCTAATCTTGGAATAGCTCTGTCTCTTCAGGGAGAAGAAGTTGTAGTCCTTGATTTAGATGTTGCAATGGCTAATTTAGAATTGATTCTAGGTTTAGAAAATCAACCAGTGACCTTACAGGATGTCCTGGCCGGAAGAGATATGATACATAATGCAATATATGAAGGCCCAGGCGGAGTAAAAATTGTTCCTGCAGGACTCTCACTTTACGGTCTTAAAGACATGAAACTAGAAAGACTTGAAGAAGTCTTGGAAACACTTACCGAAGATATAGATATACTACTTATAGATGCACCCGGCGGGCTTGAAAGGGATGCACTGGCAGCACTACAGGTTTCAAATGAACTGGTTCTTGTTACAACTCCAGAAATTACTTCTTTAAGTGATGCTTTAAAGACAAAAATTGTTGCAGAGAAAATAGGAATGGATATACTTGGGGTGGTTATTAACAAAGAAAGAAGTGGTAAAGAATTTTTAACTCCTGATGAGATCCAGACTATCCTTAACATACCCGTAATTGCAATCATTCCAGAAGATAAAGAATTAAATATAGCATCTGCATCAGGAAATTCGATTTTAGAAAAAAATCCCAAATCAAATACATCAAAGTTAATTTTAGGGCTTGCTTCAAGAGTTATTGGAAAATACAGCCTTGAAAATGATTTATCAAGTAAAGGAATTGTTTCTAAATTTTTCCAGACTGTTTTCAGCAAATATTTAAATGTAAACAAATCTTAA
- a CDS encoding metallophosphoesterase, with the protein MKTNEIYGAEIVDSALLIKDCLIISDIHLGYEYALNREGFMIPRFQYKKIIARLKEIIGASNASKIIVNGDLKHEFGKISKQEWDEVMDFITFLKENFDEIILIKGNHDNFTGFIAEKCDLDVYENYSVENYIIMHGDKIPQGFEKIEENTVIIGHEHPSIGLRSGERVEKVKCFLKGKVNDKKFIVMPSFNFITEGSDCLQQKTISPFLKDVSLADFEVFAVENFEVMNFGKIKNLLNIKI; encoded by the coding sequence ATGAAAACTAATGAAATATATGGTGCAGAAATTGTTGACTCAGCTCTGCTTATTAAAGACTGTTTAATCATATCAGACATCCATCTGGGTTACGAATACGCTTTAAATAGAGAAGGCTTTATGATCCCCAGATTTCAATATAAAAAAATTATAGCTAGACTTAAAGAAATAATAGGCGCTTCAAATGCCAGTAAAATTATAGTTAACGGCGATTTAAAACATGAATTTGGTAAAATCAGCAAACAGGAATGGGATGAAGTTATGGACTTCATTACATTTCTTAAGGAAAATTTTGATGAAATAATTCTAATTAAAGGAAATCATGACAATTTTACAGGGTTTATAGCTGAAAAGTGCGATCTAGATGTATATGAAAATTACTCAGTAGAAAATTACATCATAATGCACGGCGATAAAATACCCCAAGGTTTTGAGAAAATTGAAGAAAATACTGTAATTATTGGCCATGAACACCCAAGTATTGGACTTAGAAGCGGAGAAAGGGTAGAAAAAGTAAAATGTTTCTTAAAGGGGAAAGTAAATGACAAGAAGTTTATAGTAATGCCTTCTTTTAACTTTATAACTGAGGGTTCCGACTGCCTGCAGCAAAAAACTATTTCTCCATTTCTAAAAGATGTTTCTTTAGCTGATTTTGAAGTGTTTGCGGTTGAAAACTTTGAAGTCATGAATTTTGGGAAGATAAAAAATTTATTGAATATAAAAATATAA
- a CDS encoding carbon-nitrogen hydrolase family protein, with protein MKNQFKLALCQMKVIDNKDSNIKNALDMIKTAALTKSDLVILPEMFNCPYDNDKFTEYAEEKKNSKTLKSISKAVKDLNIYIIAGSIPELDGDKLYNSSFIFNRNGDIIGSHRKMHLFDIDIPEKIRFKESETLSAGNQITVIDTELCKIGVAICYDIRFPELSRLMALKGAELIVIPGAFNMTTGPAHWETLIRGRAIDNQLYVAAVSPARNEKLSYVAYGNSMVADPWGKVLARAGEKEEVIYADINLSRVKEIREELPLLNGRREDIYSLIKK; from the coding sequence ATGAAAAACCAGTTTAAACTTGCTTTATGCCAGATGAAAGTCATTGATAATAAAGATTCTAATATAAAGAATGCTTTAGATATGATTAAGACTGCAGCTCTAACTAAGAGTGATCTGGTAATCTTACCTGAAATGTTCAATTGCCCCTATGATAACGATAAGTTCACAGAATATGCAGAAGAAAAGAAAAACAGTAAAACGCTTAAATCAATTTCTAAAGCTGTAAAAGACTTAAATATTTATATCATAGCAGGTTCAATACCGGAATTAGATGGGGACAAATTATACAATTCCAGTTTTATATTTAATAGAAATGGAGACATAATTGGATCTCACAGAAAAATGCACCTTTTTGATATTGATATTCCTGAAAAAATTAGATTTAAAGAATCAGAGACATTAAGTGCAGGAAATCAAATAACCGTTATTGATACTGAACTCTGCAAAATTGGAGTAGCAATATGTTATGATATAAGATTCCCTGAACTTTCAAGACTTATGGCATTAAAAGGGGCAGAACTAATTGTCATACCTGGAGCATTCAACATGACCACTGGCCCTGCACACTGGGAAACTTTAATTAGGGGAAGAGCAATCGATAATCAGCTTTATGTAGCTGCTGTATCGCCAGCTAGAAATGAAAAACTTTCATATGTTGCATATGGTAATTCAATGGTTGCTGATCCATGGGGCAAGGTTTTAGCTAGAGCTGGTGAGAAAGAAGAAGTAATTTATGCTGATATAAACTTATCAAGGGTTAAAGAAATACGTGAAGAATTACCCTTATTAAATGGCAGACGTGAAGATATCTACAGTTTAATAAAAAAATAA
- a CDS encoding metallophosphoesterase, translating into MKDTSSNDLKDFKIREKLQWAMSKSMEKMGMHEFDSCHFEIVPVEITVPGLDPSFDGYSIAHITDIHLGQWISTDRLNGVMDLVNRQNPDMVAITGDFVSYAIDHLVDDLTNCLKKLQPNDVSLAVLGNHDHWLGADKIRNILQESDIIDISNDVYTLKRGDAVLHVAGVDSVTLNKHRLDLVMNKLPSCGPAILLAHEPDFADISATTGRFSLQISGHSHGGQFMIPGIGTFIRGPHFLKYPVGKYKVGDMVQYTNRGLGTNIFWLRINCPPEITVIKLRTPK; encoded by the coding sequence ATGAAGGATACGTCTTCAAATGACCTAAAGGATTTTAAAATACGCGAAAAATTGCAGTGGGCAATGTCCAAGTCCATGGAAAAGATGGGAATGCATGAATTTGATTCGTGTCATTTTGAAATAGTGCCGGTTGAAATAACAGTTCCTGGACTGGACCCTTCTTTTGATGGTTACAGCATTGCACATATTACGGATATTCATTTAGGACAGTGGATATCAACAGATAGACTAAATGGAGTCATGGATCTTGTCAATCGACAAAATCCAGATATGGTAGCAATAACCGGCGATTTTGTATCTTATGCAATCGATCATCTTGTAGATGACTTAACTAACTGTCTTAAGAAACTTCAACCCAATGATGTGTCACTAGCGGTCCTTGGAAATCACGACCACTGGCTTGGGGCAGATAAAATTCGTAATATACTGCAAGAAAGCGATATAATAGACATCAGTAATGATGTTTATACTTTAAAACGTGGAGATGCCGTACTGCATGTAGCAGGTGTTGACAGTGTCACATTAAATAAACACCGCCTGGATCTGGTTATGAATAAATTACCCTCTTGCGGACCTGCAATACTGCTTGCACATGAACCAGACTTTGCAGATATTAGTGCAACAACAGGGAGATTCAGTTTACAGATTTCAGGCCACTCACATGGAGGACAATTTATGATACCTGGTATTGGAACATTTATCAGAGGCCCTCACTTTTTAAAGTACCCAGTTGGTAAATATAAAGTTGGGGATATGGTTCAGTACACAAACCGTGGACTTGGAACAAATATATTCTGGCTCAGAATTAACTGTCCACCTGAAATCACTGTAATAAAACTCAGAACACCCAAATAA
- a CDS encoding response regulator: MDIKANDEPVNILLIEDNNMDIRMIKEIFKEFKTKTKINSITNGIEALKYLNKKEKYQNEADPDLIILDLNIPLIDGFKVLKEIKTNGKLKDLPVIILTTSHNPEDFLKACKLQANCFMIKPLCFDEYNILLHHIEKYWLNF, from the coding sequence ATGGATATTAAAGCAAATGACGAACCAGTTAACATTTTATTAATTGAAGACAATAATATGGATATAAGGATGATAAAGGAAATATTCAAAGAATTTAAAACAAAGACAAAAATAAATTCAATTACAAACGGTATTGAAGCTTTAAAATATCTAAATAAAAAAGAAAAATATCAAAATGAAGCAGATCCTGATTTAATAATACTTGATTTAAATATTCCACTAATTGATGGGTTTAAAGTTTTAAAAGAAATAAAAACCAATGGTAAATTAAAAGATTTACCTGTAATTATTTTAACTACATCACATAATCCAGAAGACTTTTTAAAAGCATGTAAACTACAAGCTAATTGCTTTATGATTAAACCATTATGTTTTGATGAGTATAATATACTCTTACATCATATTGAAAAGTATTGGCTAAATTTTTGA
- a CDS encoding response regulator — MEILLVEDNAADVRLINEIFKDFTTLNKMHVVNDGIAAMDFLHKKGEYKNAPRPDLVLLDLNLPRKDGREVLVEIKEDENLKSIPVIILTTSSAPEDISETYNYANSFITKPANLDSFIKVLKSLEDFWIDMIKQSS; from the coding sequence GTGGAAATTTTATTGGTTGAAGATAATGCGGCTGATGTACGCTTAATAAATGAAATATTTAAGGATTTTACAACACTGAATAAAATGCATGTTGTAAACGATGGCATAGCAGCTATGGATTTTTTACATAAGAAAGGAGAGTATAAAAATGCTCCTCGGCCAGATCTGGTGTTGCTTGATCTTAATCTACCGCGCAAAGATGGCCGCGAAGTCCTTGTAGAAATAAAGGAAGATGAAAATTTAAAATCTATTCCAGTTATAATTTTAACCACATCCAGTGCTCCTGAAGATATTTCTGAAACATATAACTATGCTAATTCTTTTATAACCAAACCTGCAAATCTGGATAGCTTTATTAAAGTTTTAAAAAGCCTTGAAGATTTCTGGATAGATATGATAAAACAGTCATCATAA
- a CDS encoding DUF5750 family protein yields MKVKVVDYGVSDDPKKYYVTYKITDIDEESINKLKNRVEEELDYKSGDLYLTAYFNQEYYPFGSEESKYRSEDFMAREEIEMWAYLMSLLED; encoded by the coding sequence ATGAAAGTTAAAGTTGTTGATTATGGAGTTTCAGATGATCCCAAAAAGTACTATGTGACTTATAAAATTACTGATATCGATGAGGAATCAATAAATAAACTTAAAAACCGTGTTGAAGAAGAATTAGATTATAAATCAGGAGATTTATATTTAACTGCGTATTTTAACCAGGAATATTATCCATTTGGAAGTGAAGAATCAAAATACCGTAGTGAAGACTTTATGGCCAGGGAAGAAATTGAAATGTGGGCATATTTAATGAGTCTTTTGGAAGATTAA
- a CDS encoding ABC transporter substrate-binding protein, whose amino-acid sequence MNKKIWALIIIFLVAATAYGTYNYIVTSQKTIVVGYLQSDHDSALFVANAKNMFEKEGLVVSLVPFRSGPDLINAANLGKIDIGYCGIAPVTLAINNGTPIKIVASVNQEGSGIVVGNNTNITNISDLKGKSIAIPKVNSVQDVLLTYWLSQYNISRNEVNITESEVPFMPRSLLFKKFDGYVAWEPYVSVASVEGDGEILTYSKKDNWKNFPCCVVIATDSFITDQPGALRKFLKVHVEATNYVNSHNDETALIVSQKLGTSVQIEKQSLKNVAFNTPSSNEFKKSVFKFIDIQKQLGYIKNNVSNVSYFNFNFWPTKSSGF is encoded by the coding sequence ATGAATAAAAAGATATGGGCTTTAATAATCATTTTCTTAGTTGCAGCAACTGCATATGGGACCTATAATTACATTGTAACTTCACAGAAAACCATTGTTGTTGGATATCTACAAAGTGATCATGATTCTGCACTATTTGTAGCAAATGCAAAGAATATGTTTGAAAAAGAAGGATTAGTAGTCAGTTTAGTCCCCTTTAGATCAGGCCCAGATCTTATAAATGCAGCCAATTTGGGCAAAATAGATATTGGTTATTGTGGAATTGCTCCTGTAACACTGGCCATAAATAATGGAACGCCCATTAAAATCGTTGCATCTGTAAATCAGGAAGGAAGTGGGATAGTAGTAGGAAATAATACAAATATAACTAATATCTCTGATTTAAAAGGTAAAAGTATAGCAATACCTAAAGTAAACTCAGTACAGGATGTTTTATTGACTTACTGGTTGTCCCAATATAATATTAGCAGAAATGAAGTAAATATAACTGAATCAGAAGTACCATTTATGCCAAGATCTTTACTATTTAAAAAATTTGATGGATATGTAGCATGGGAACCTTATGTATCTGTTGCAAGTGTAGAGGGTGATGGAGAAATACTTACTTATTCCAAAAAGGATAACTGGAAAAATTTCCCATGTTGTGTTGTAATAGCTACAGACAGCTTTATAACAGATCAACCCGGTGCTTTAAGAAAATTTCTAAAGGTACATGTAGAAGCAACTAACTATGTAAATTCACATAATGATGAAACTGCGTTGATTGTCTCCCAAAAGCTTGGTACAAGTGTTCAAATTGAAAAACAATCGTTAAAAAATGTTGCATTTAATACACCGTCTTCTAATGAATTTAAGAAAAGTGTCTTTAAGTTTATAGATATTCAAAAGCAGTTAGGCTACATAAAGAATAATGTATCAAACGTATCTTATTTTAATTTTAATTTCTGGCCTACTAAATCATCAGGTTTTTAA
- a CDS encoding nucleoside deaminase: MEKDHKFMNEAIIEAKKSLKEDGIPIGAVLVKNGEIISRGHNRLLQKDSSILHGEMDCIENAGKLKGEDYKSCILYTTLSPCEMCSGTILLYKIPKVVMGENKTLKGPEDYLKENGVELINLDLKECKDIMKEFIKRNPEIWDAEIDRVI, encoded by the coding sequence ATGGAAAAGGATCATAAATTCATGAATGAAGCAATTATAGAAGCAAAAAAGAGCTTGAAAGAAGATGGAATTCCAATTGGTGCTGTTTTAGTTAAGAATGGTGAGATAATCAGTAGGGGACATAACAGATTGCTGCAGAAAGACTCTTCAATTTTGCATGGAGAAATGGACTGTATTGAAAATGCTGGAAAACTAAAAGGAGAAGATTATAAAAGCTGCATACTTTATACCACTTTATCCCCATGTGAAATGTGTTCTGGAACAATATTACTTTATAAAATTCCAAAGGTTGTAATGGGAGAAAATAAAACACTTAAGGGACCGGAAGATTATTTAAAAGAGAACGGTGTTGAATTAATTAATTTAGATTTAAAAGAATGTAAAGATATTATGAAGGAATTCATTAAAAGAAATCCTGAAATTTGGGATGCAGAAATAGATAGGGTAATTTAA
- a CDS encoding alpha/beta fold hydrolase → MLEPKYESIENFKFKSGEILPELNIEYATFGTKKLDDNGNIINGIVYLHGSSGDYSSVKRVKDVLGPGKVMDTDNYYVICPTSLGNPGSSSPSTSGMGHLFPKYTVEDMVDASYALLTQKLNIKHLKGIIGTSMGGFLALQWAIKYPDFMDFIIPLTTSSSSKGQNYALSTIMNNYIKNDPDYLDGKYEDKPQTGPQNAMMMLYLFGFSPAYYKNSSNEEVLESIHEMELEGANSDANNIVWQNEATMIYDVSEELHKIKARTLVIGINQDQYFPPDTDVIPLAESIQGSELFLYDSVLGHVGSSEIKIAEQVINDFLTKSGD, encoded by the coding sequence ATGTTAGAACCAAAATATGAATCTATAGAGAACTTTAAATTTAAATCTGGTGAAATTTTACCTGAATTAAACATAGAATACGCCACATTTGGAACCAAAAAGCTGGATGATAATGGAAATATCATAAATGGAATAGTCTACCTGCACGGCTCTTCTGGAGATTACTCATCTGTAAAACGTGTAAAAGATGTTTTAGGCCCTGGAAAAGTTATGGATACTGATAATTATTATGTAATCTGCCCTACATCTCTTGGAAATCCAGGATCCTCATCGCCATCAACATCAGGCATGGGACACCTATTTCCAAAATATACTGTAGAAGATATGGTAGATGCATCATACGCCCTTTTAACTCAAAAATTAAATATTAAACACCTGAAAGGTATCATTGGCACTTCAATGGGGGGTTTTCTAGCACTCCAATGGGCCATAAAATACCCAGATTTTATGGATTTTATCATACCTCTCACTACAAGCTCTTCATCAAAAGGTCAAAATTATGCATTATCTACTATAATGAACAATTACATTAAAAATGATCCAGATTATTTAGATGGTAAATATGAGGATAAACCCCAAACCGGGCCTCAAAATGCGATGATGATGCTTTATTTATTTGGTTTTTCACCAGCTTACTATAAAAATTCTTCAAATGAAGAAGTTCTTGAATCAATTCATGAAATGGAATTAGAAGGAGCTAATTCTGATGCAAATAACATAGTATGGCAAAATGAAGCTACTATGATATATGATGTAAGCGAAGAACTGCATAAAATAAAAGCCAGAACACTTGTAATTGGAATTAATCAGGACCAGTATTTCCCACCTGATACTGATGTAATACCTCTTGCAGAATCAATACAAGGATCTGAACTTTTTTTATATGATTCTGTGCTTGGACATGTGGGATCAAGTGAGATAAAAATAGCAGAACAGGTAATTAATGATTTTTTAACTAAATCTGGGGATTAA